The Methanobrevibacter sp. TLL-48-HuF1 genomic sequence AGCTATCCAAACACTCCCTGAGATATTTTTCCACATTATAAACCGGTACAACTACTGAAATTTGAGGCAAATTTCCACCTTATTTAAGATACATTTTTTTATAGTATTCCTGATATTCTCCACTTTTAACCTGGTCCATCCAGTCGGGATTGTCCAAATACCATTGGATAGTTTCTTTAATACCTGTTTCAAAAGTGTATTTTGGCTCCCATCCGAGATTTTCCCTAATTTTAGTTGAGTCAATAGCATAACGTCTGTCATGACCTAATCTGTCATCTACAAACTCAATTAAGGACTCATCTTTACCTAAAGCTTCCAATATTAATTTTACAATTTGAATGTTTTGTCTTTCGTTATGTCCCCCAATATTATAAACTTCACCAAGTTTTCCGCCATGTAAAACTAAATCTATTGCCGTACAATGGTCATATACATGTAACCAGTCACGTATGTTTTTACCATCACCATAAATCGGCAATTTTTTATCTTCCAGAGCATTTGAAATCATTAAAGGAATTAATTTTTCCGGGAACTGATAAGGACCATAATTATTAGAGCAGCGTGTTATATTAACCGGCAAGTTAAATGTTTCATAATATGCTCTTACAACCAAATCTGCACTGGCTTTTGAAGCAGAATAAGGGCTGTTAGGTTGTAAAGGAGTAGTTTCTGTAAAATAACCTGTTTCCCCTAATGTTCCATAAACTTCATCAGTAGAAATCTGCACATATTTTTCCACACCATATTCCTTGGCAGCATTAAGCAATACCTGAGTTCCTAAAACATTTGATTTAATAAATATTACCG encodes the following:
- the rfbB gene encoding dTDP-glucose 4,6-dehydratase; translated protein: MTKILITGGAGFIGSNFVKYMIDKYPDYEFTNLDALTYCGNLENLKDIEDKDNYAFVKGDIRDKEVVNKLVKDSDYVINFAAESHVDRSISDPVIFIKSNVLGTQVLLNAAKEYGVEKYVQISTDEVYGTLGETGYFTETTPLQPNSPYSASKASADLVVRAYYETFNLPVNITRCSNNYGPYQFPEKLIPLMISNALEDKKLPIYGDGKNIRDWLHVYDHCTAIDLVLHGGKLGEVYNIGGHNERQNIQIVKLILEALGKDESLIEFVDDRLGHDRRYAIDSTKIRENLGWEPKYTFETGIKETIQWYLDNPDWMDQVKSGEYQEYYKKMYLK